A part of Neovison vison isolate M4711 chromosome 8, ASM_NN_V1, whole genome shotgun sequence genomic DNA contains:
- the LOC122916488 gene encoding prolyl-tRNA synthetase associated domain-containing protein 1 isoform X1, translating to MAVKELRAELEQRLGALAIHTEVVEHPEVFTVEEMMPHVQHLKGAHSKNLFLKDKKKKGYWLVTVLHDRQINLNDLAKQLGLGSGNLRFADETAMLEKLKVGQGCATPLALFCDDGDVKFVLDSAFLEGGHEKVYFHPMTNAATMGLSPEDLITFVKNTGHDPIILNFDKNN from the exons ATGGCGGTTAAGGAATTGCGGGCAGAGCTGGAGCAGCGGCTCGGCGCCCTGGCCATCCATACGGAGGTTGTGGAGCACCCGGAG gTGTTTACAGTTGAAGAAATGATGCCTCATGTCCAGCATTTGAAAGGAGCACACAGTAAGAACTTATTTCTTaaagacaagaagaagaaaggatatTGGCTGGTGACAGTTCTTCATGATAgacaaattaatttaaatgatcTTGCCAAGCAATTAGGTCTTGGGAGTGGAAATCTTCGGTTTGCTGATGAAACAGCCATGCTAGAAAAACTAAAAGTTGGCCAAGGCTGTGCCACACCTTTGGCACTCTTCTGTGATGATGGAGATGTGAAATTTGTTCTGGATTCAGCTTTTTTGGAAGGTGGACATGAAAAGGTGTACTTTCATCCAATGACCAATGCTGCAaccatgggattgagcccggaaGACTTGATCACATTTGTGAAGAACACAGGACATGATCCCATAATACTAAATTTTGATAAAAACAACTAA
- the LOC122916488 gene encoding prolyl-tRNA synthetase associated domain-containing protein 1 isoform X2 → MMPHVQHLKGAHSKNLFLKDKKKKGYWLVTVLHDRQINLNDLAKQLGLGSGNLRFADETAMLEKLKVGQGCATPLALFCDDGDVKFVLDSAFLEGGHEKVYFHPMTNAATMGLSPEDLITFVKNTGHDPIILNFDKNN, encoded by the coding sequence ATGATGCCTCATGTCCAGCATTTGAAAGGAGCACACAGTAAGAACTTATTTCTTaaagacaagaagaagaaaggatatTGGCTGGTGACAGTTCTTCATGATAgacaaattaatttaaatgatcTTGCCAAGCAATTAGGTCTTGGGAGTGGAAATCTTCGGTTTGCTGATGAAACAGCCATGCTAGAAAAACTAAAAGTTGGCCAAGGCTGTGCCACACCTTTGGCACTCTTCTGTGATGATGGAGATGTGAAATTTGTTCTGGATTCAGCTTTTTTGGAAGGTGGACATGAAAAGGTGTACTTTCATCCAATGACCAATGCTGCAaccatgggattgagcccggaaGACTTGATCACATTTGTGAAGAACACAGGACATGATCCCATAATACTAAATTTTGATAAAAACAACTAA